The Henckelia pumila isolate YLH828 chromosome 2, ASM3356847v2, whole genome shotgun sequence genome includes a window with the following:
- the LOC140881856 gene encoding F-box/kelch-repeat protein SKIP30, with the protein MSELIEGLPDAVALRCLARVPFYLHPKLELVSHSWRNAINSNELFKAREEVNATEEFICVCAYDPDNLWQLYDPVHDLWITLPDLPSNIRHLAHFGVVSAAGKLYVLGGGSDAVDPLTGDQDGCFASDEVWSYDPITRQWSLCAAMTVPRAMFACCELEGKIIVAGGFTNSRKSISKAEIYDPEKDEWVPIPDLHHTHNSACTGVVIGGKVHILHKGLSTVQVLENIKQGWTVHDYGWLQGPMAVVKGKLYIMSHGQIYKQERDSNKLIVSASEFRRKIGFAMIGLGDDIYIIGGVIGPDRMNWDIKATSDVDVLTLGSERPVWRQVAPITRCRGTVLGCTQLKL; encoded by the coding sequence ATGTCTGAACTCATTGAAGGCCTTCCAGATGCTGTGGCCCTAAGGTGTCTTGCACGAGTTCCCTTTTACCTACATCCCAAATTAGAGCTCGTTTCCCATTCCTGGCGCAACGCCATCAACAGTAATGAGCTTTTCAAAGCCCGTGAGGAGGTTAATGCAACCGAGGAGTTCATATGTGTTTGTGCTTATGACCCTGACAATTTGTGGCAGCTTTATGATCCTGTGCATGACCTTTGGATTACTCTCCCAGATCTTCCTTCAAATATTCGGCACCTTGCCCACTTTGGTGTCGTCTCTGCTGCAGGAAAGCTATATGTACTAGGTGGTGGTAGTGATGCTGTGGACCCATTGACTGGTGACCAGGATGGATGTTTTGCATCAGACGAGGTTTGGTCATATGATCCAATAACTCGGCAGTGGTCCTTGTGTGCAGCCATGACCGTCCCTCGTGCGATGTTTGCATGCTGCGAATTGGAAGGAAAGATAATCGTTGCAGGTGGCTTTACCAACTCCCGTAAATCAATCTCCAAGGCCGAAATATACGACCCTGAAAAGGATGAGTGGGTTCCAATACCTGATCTTCACCACACACACAATTCTGCATGTACTGGTGTTGTTATTGGGGGTAAAGTTCATATCTTGCACAAGGGATTGTCAACAGTACAAGTCTTGGAAAATATTAAGCAGGGTTGGACTGTTCATGACTATGGTTGGCTTCAGGGTCCTATGGCAGTTGTTAAGGGTAAGCTTTATATAATGAGTCATGGCCAGATTTACAAACAGGAAAGGGATTCAAACAAGTTGATTGTCTCCGCATCCGAGTTTCGTCGTAAAATTGGGTTTGCCATGATAGGCTTGGGAGATGATATTTACATAATTGGAGGTGTCATCGGGCCGGACAGGATGAATTGGGACATCAAAGCTACGTCTGATGTCGATGTTCTGACACTGGGCAGCGAAAGACCGGTTTGGCGTCAGGTGGCTCCTATAACGCGGTGCCGGGGAACTGTTCTTGGATGTACACAGCTAAAGCTTTAG
- the LOC140884282 gene encoding non-specific lipid transfer protein GPI-anchored 5-like, with protein sequence MASKTSYVSLVMLVMFMFYDTTTAQSGCTNALVGLSPCLNYASGNTSTPSPSCCSQLKNVVESQPQCLCVLLKSGSNSYLGIVINRTQALELPGACNVETPPMSQCDAASNNGPSSAAAPASTPPSPESPTDEIPESPTSPALPDIPSETIGSKTVPRTDGFSNGGISNTREALSFVGILLLSLSCAYSAAGF encoded by the exons ATGGCTTCGAAAACGAGTTACGTGAGCCTAGTTATGTTAGTCATGTTCATGTTTTATGACACAACCACAGCACAGTCAGGCTGCACGAATGCACTGGTGGGGCTGTCCCCGTGCCTCAACTACGCGAGCGGAAACACATCGACCCCATCACCATCGTGCTGTTCCCAGCTTAAGAATGTCGTCGAATCGCAGCCGCAGTGTCTTTGCGTACTCCTGAAAAGCGGATCCAACTCATATCTAGGCATTGTCATAAATCGAACGCAGGCACTTGAATTACCCGGCGCTTGCAACGTGGAAACGCCTCCGATGAGCCAGTGTGATG CTGCTTCTAACAACGGGCCAAGTTCTGCAGCAGCCCCAGCAAGTACTCCACCTTCCCCTGAATCTCCTACCGACGAAATCCCCGAGAGCCCAACCTCACCGGCGTTGCCAgatattccatcag AGACAATTGGGTCTAAAACAGTTCCTAGAACAGACGGCTTCTCCAATGGAGGAATTAGCAACACCAGAGAAGCCTTAAGTTTTGTGGGAATCCTTCTCCTGTCTCTCTCGTGTGCTTATTCTGCCGCCGGATTCTGA
- the LOC140884281 gene encoding non-specific lipid transfer protein GPI-anchored 16-like, which produces MYIFIHISSPQLLQDYYKFQHLVFFKIFPEKRMAHSYMQSLFATLLMFLFLEANAQMISTPCTTAMINSFTPCLNYVTRSSATGSSPTQDCCSALESLVSDSMDCACLIVTGNVPVSVPFVNRNLAISLPRVCKTSVPVKCKASGDTLPAPGPVLFGPSAAPAAASTQASKAAAGDAPPPAGTLDISPASPPEFSLAPSDNPGIRPVVGPSSDSNLSTASVLPFLVSIFIGIMVFIKF; this is translated from the exons atgtatatatttatCCATATCTCGAGTCCCCAATTACTTCAAGATTATTACAAGTTTCAACACTTGgttttctttaaaattttcCCTGAAAAACGGATGGCTCACTCATATATGCAATCGCTATTTGCAACTCTGCTAATGTTTTTGTTCCTTGAGGCGAATGCACAGATGATTAGCACGCCATGTACCACTGCAATGATCAACAGTTTCACCCCCTGCTTAAACTACGTCACCCGAAGCAGCGCCACGGGTTCTTCCCCTACCCAAGATTGCTGCAGCGCCTTggaatctcttgtatctgacaGCATGGATTGTGCCTGCCTTATAGTAACCGGTAACGTCCCCGTCTCGGTACCGTTTGTGAACAGAAACTTGGCGATTTCACTCCCTCGAGTATGCAAAACTTCTGTTCCAGTAAAGTGCAAAG CCTCAGGTGATACCTTACCAGCTCCAG GTCCTGTTTTATTCGGGCCAAGTGCAGCTCCAGCTGCGGCTTCTACTCAAG CTTCTAAAGCGGCAGCAGGGGATGCGCCGCCACCAGCAGGCACCTTGGATATCTCTCCAGCATCTCCTCCTGAATTCTCATTAGCTCCGAGTGACAATCCGGGTATCAGACCCGTGGTCGGCCCGAGTTCGGATTCGAATTTATCCACTGCTTCAGTGCTGCCTTTTCTTGTTTCGATTTTTATCGGAATTATGGTTTTCATCAAGTTCTGA